The proteins below come from a single Crossiella sp. CA-258035 genomic window:
- a CDS encoding metallophosphoesterase translates to MARVLVVSDEVVAQLWTEQVRQHRVDLILGAGDLPFDYLEYLVSTLDRPCVFVPGNHDPDLSGYSNVRGLWTRDGMPARWPGPSGAANIDGAVVDVAGLRIAGLGGSIRYNAGPNQWTERQQARRARRLARQANWRRVRDGKSVDVLLTHSPPLDCGDREDPPHRGFACLHDTVHRLRPRLLLHGHIHPHGETTPDRRLGDTLVRNVVGYHLLDIGSTEEVRRAR, encoded by the coding sequence ATGGCACGGGTGCTCGTGGTCTCCGACGAGGTGGTGGCCCAGCTGTGGACCGAGCAGGTCCGGCAGCACCGGGTCGACCTCATCCTGGGCGCGGGCGACCTGCCGTTCGACTACCTGGAGTACCTGGTCAGCACGCTGGACCGGCCGTGCGTGTTCGTGCCCGGCAACCACGACCCGGACCTGTCCGGCTACAGCAACGTGCGCGGCCTGTGGACCAGGGACGGCATGCCGGCGCGCTGGCCGGGACCCTCCGGTGCGGCCAACATCGACGGCGCGGTGGTGGACGTGGCCGGGCTGCGGATCGCCGGGCTGGGCGGCTCGATCCGGTACAACGCCGGGCCCAACCAGTGGACCGAGCGGCAGCAGGCGCGCCGGGCCAGGCGGCTGGCCAGGCAGGCGAACTGGCGGCGGGTGCGGGACGGGAAATCGGTGGACGTGCTGCTCACCCACTCGCCACCCTTGGACTGCGGGGACCGGGAGGACCCGCCGCACCGGGGGTTCGCCTGCCTGCACGACACCGTGCACCGGCTGCGGCCCCGGCTGCTGCTGCACGGCCACATCCATCCGCACGGTGAGACGACACCTGATCGTCGGCTGGGCGACACGCTGGTGCGCAATGTTGTGGGCTACCACCTGCTCGACATCGGATCCACCGAGGAGGTTCGGCGTGCGCGGTGA
- a CDS encoding chromosome partitioning protein ParB has product MRGDTGFPRADAENDFLRARRRQVLARLAAWLRREPDDVNIMLPFDEVVAALGRESERRLGLQVIRLDSIVGSVDRTRDFDRRFRPTSARVRERWQRLALAQRRGESVPPIEVYRIGDLHFVNDGHHRVSVAHALGLRTIEAYVTEVRTKLDPYGVRHRGDLIVKDYRRIFLERVPLVGQARAAVVMSDPWDYAELGESIEAWGFRLMQDEGEFRDRATIARRWFAEEFTPVVSMLRQADLVGERTEAEAYLVVSGERYRLIRTHRWSDEVVNALRDRMRS; this is encoded by the coding sequence GTGCGCGGTGACACCGGTTTCCCCCGGGCCGACGCGGAGAACGACTTCCTGCGCGCCCGGCGGCGGCAGGTGCTGGCCAGGCTGGCCGCCTGGCTGCGCAGGGAGCCCGACGACGTGAACATCATGCTGCCCTTCGACGAGGTGGTGGCCGCGCTGGGCCGGGAGAGCGAGCGGCGGCTCGGCCTCCAGGTCATCCGGCTGGATTCGATCGTCGGCAGCGTGGACCGGACCAGGGACTTCGACCGGCGGTTCCGGCCGACCTCGGCCAGGGTGCGGGAGCGCTGGCAGCGGCTGGCGCTGGCCCAGCGGCGCGGGGAGAGCGTGCCGCCGATCGAGGTCTACCGGATCGGCGACCTGCACTTCGTCAACGACGGGCACCACCGGGTCTCGGTGGCGCACGCGCTGGGCCTGCGCACCATCGAGGCCTACGTGACCGAGGTGCGCACCAAGCTCGACCCCTACGGCGTGCGGCACCGCGGCGACCTGATCGTCAAGGACTACCGGCGGATATTCCTGGAGCGGGTGCCGCTGGTCGGGCAGGCCAGGGCCGCGGTGGTGATGAGCGACCCGTGGGACTACGCCGAGCTGGGCGAGTCGATCGAGGCCTGGGGCTTCCGGCTGATGCAGGACGAGGGCGAGTTCCGGGACCGGGCGACCATCGCGCGGCGCTGGTTCGCCGAGGAGTTCACCCCGGTGGTGAGCATGCTGCGACAGGCCGACCTGGTCGGCGAGCGCACCGAGGCCGAGGCGTACCTGGTGGTCAGCGGCGAGCGCTACCGGCTGATCCGCACCCACCGGTGGAGCGATGAGGTGGTCAACGCGCTGCGGGACCGGATGCGGTCCTAG
- a CDS encoding STAS domain-containing protein, with product MSVEDSVLSTRVEPGGDAAVLRVEGLLDSSSYPQLRDVLLHAVDPAPHALVVDLSRLSALTPAPLSVFAVVRLSVARWPGVPLLLAEPGPELRAVMDRSTVLEFVPVFPTVPAALASVLDAPPRNRVRFSVPVCRVSPQWVAEVVDEVCRNWGVPASAAAATSVAERLIFEALAGDSSWGEGLLLRVELCDGQLTVAVRVDDPFLPQLGGGFDRGRELAAVAHTWGYTPTGDGRRVAWATIRTSSG from the coding sequence ATGTCGGTCGAAGACAGCGTCCTGTCGACGCGGGTCGAACCCGGTGGCGACGCCGCCGTGCTGCGGGTGGAGGGCCTGCTCGACTCCAGTTCCTACCCGCAGCTGCGCGATGTGCTGCTGCACGCGGTCGACCCCGCCCCGCACGCGCTGGTGGTCGACCTGTCCAGGTTGTCCGCGCTGACCCCGGCGCCGCTGTCGGTCTTCGCCGTGGTCCGGCTGTCGGTGGCCCGCTGGCCGGGGGTGCCGTTGCTGCTGGCCGAGCCGGGGCCGGAGCTGCGTGCGGTGATGGACCGCAGCACCGTGCTGGAGTTCGTGCCGGTGTTCCCGACCGTGCCCGCCGCGCTGGCCTCGGTGCTGGACGCGCCGCCGCGCAACCGGGTGCGCTTCAGCGTGCCGGTCTGCCGGGTCAGTCCGCAGTGGGTGGCCGAGGTGGTCGACGAGGTGTGCCGGAACTGGGGCGTGCCCGCCTCGGCGGCGGCCGCCACCTCGGTGGCCGAGCGGCTGATCTTCGAGGCGCTGGCAGGGGACTCCTCCTGGGGCGAGGGCCTGCTGCTGCGGGTCGAGCTGTGCGACGGGCAGCTCACCGTGGCGGTCCGGGTGGACGACCCGTTCCTGCCCCAGCTGGGCGGCGGCTTCGACCGCGGCCGGGAGCTGGCCGCGGTGGCGCACACCTGGGGCTACACGCCCACCGGCGACGGCAGGCGGGTGGCCTGGGCGACGATCAGGACTTCTTCTGGCTAG
- a CDS encoding LuxR C-terminal-related transcriptional regulator, giving the protein MGRRPDIAEVKRQLSGTRLLTLTGVGGVGKTRLAARVAAELRRSFRDSVWLVELADLTGPELVPHAVATALGLHDDTGRDRLEVLAEQLRARSLLLVLDNCEHLLDACAALVARLLRTAPGLRVLATSRQPLGVAGEQVWPVPPLVVPEPDAARRQDTALTLFAERAAAVAPDFTLTAENLPTVARLCKQLDGLPLAIELAAVRVRALTVGEIEERLHDRYGLLTGGSRAALPRHQTLRAAVDWSFELCAPREQLLWARLSVFAGSFDLAAAGAVCSGDGLLVEEVFDLVAGLVDKSILSREDHPAGARYRLLETLRQFGLEKLGEARTVVQRKHCAHYLRLIERSEHEWFGPRQLETFRWLESEHANVRVALEFCLAEPERAECGLRLAGALWCYWAGCGYLAEGGYWLGRALELNPADQPARRKALWVNGYVATLQGRLAAARDCLTEVKELAEGDGDELVLAYAVHRLGCLSLIGDDLDAAVELFGSAIERYNRLGLVNGHVLMSYVEMAVALSFQGEFDRAAQLCHAACGLSRAAGERWASAYATFCLALVDFCRGDLAAARAGAQASLRIKRDFHDLLGIVLAVELLAWTAAAEGRPERAAVLLGATEAQWSAVGYPLFGSRHFLQPHTSCVADTRAVLGEAAYTAAHGRGRDLTTEAAIDLALDLRPPARSRPVKAGEPDALTRRERQVAELVAEGLSNKEIAERLVIAVRTAEGHVERILQKLGFSSRARIAAWVAQRRNRDGGSGER; this is encoded by the coding sequence GTGGGGCGCCGTCCGGACATCGCCGAGGTCAAACGCCAGCTGAGCGGCACCAGGCTGCTCACCCTCACCGGTGTGGGCGGCGTCGGCAAGACCCGGCTGGCCGCCAGGGTCGCCGCCGAGCTGCGCCGCTCCTTCCGGGACAGCGTCTGGCTGGTCGAGCTGGCCGACCTGACCGGCCCGGAGCTGGTGCCGCACGCGGTGGCCACCGCCCTCGGCCTGCACGACGACACCGGCCGGGACCGCCTGGAGGTGCTCGCCGAACAGCTGCGCGCCCGGAGCCTGTTGCTGGTGCTGGACAACTGCGAACACCTGCTGGACGCCTGCGCCGCCCTGGTCGCCCGGCTGCTGCGCACCGCCCCTGGCCTGCGGGTGCTGGCCACCAGCAGGCAGCCGCTGGGCGTGGCAGGCGAACAGGTCTGGCCGGTGCCGCCGCTGGTGGTGCCGGAGCCGGACGCGGCACGGCGGCAGGACACCGCGCTGACCCTGTTCGCCGAACGGGCCGCCGCGGTGGCCCCGGACTTCACCCTGACCGCGGAGAACCTGCCCACGGTGGCCAGGCTGTGCAAGCAGCTGGACGGGCTGCCGCTGGCCATCGAGCTGGCCGCGGTGCGGGTGCGCGCGCTGACCGTCGGCGAGATCGAGGAACGGCTGCACGACCGCTACGGCCTGCTCACCGGCGGCAGCAGGGCCGCGCTGCCCAGGCACCAGACCCTGCGGGCCGCGGTGGACTGGAGCTTCGAGCTGTGCGCGCCGCGCGAACAGCTGCTGTGGGCCCGGCTCTCGGTGTTCGCCGGCAGCTTCGACCTGGCCGCGGCCGGCGCGGTGTGCAGCGGGGACGGGCTGCTGGTGGAGGAGGTCTTCGACCTGGTCGCCGGGCTGGTGGACAAGTCGATCCTCAGCCGCGAGGACCACCCCGCTGGCGCCCGCTACCGGCTGCTGGAGACCCTGCGCCAGTTCGGGCTGGAGAAGCTCGGCGAGGCGCGGACGGTGGTGCAGCGCAAGCACTGCGCGCACTACCTGCGGCTGATCGAGCGCTCGGAGCACGAGTGGTTCGGGCCGAGACAGCTGGAGACCTTCCGCTGGCTGGAGTCCGAGCACGCGAACGTGCGGGTCGCGCTGGAGTTCTGCCTGGCCGAGCCGGAGCGGGCGGAGTGCGGCCTGCGGCTGGCCGGGGCGCTGTGGTGCTACTGGGCGGGCTGCGGCTACCTCGCCGAGGGCGGCTACTGGCTGGGCCGGGCGCTGGAGCTGAACCCGGCCGACCAGCCCGCGCGGCGCAAGGCGCTGTGGGTCAATGGTTACGTGGCCACCCTGCAAGGCAGGCTGGCGGCCGCGCGGGACTGCCTGACCGAGGTCAAGGAGCTGGCCGAGGGCGACGGCGACGAGCTGGTGCTGGCCTACGCGGTGCACCGGCTGGGCTGCCTGAGCCTGATCGGCGACGACCTGGACGCCGCGGTGGAGCTGTTCGGCTCCGCGATCGAGCGCTACAACCGGCTCGGCCTGGTCAACGGGCACGTGCTGATGAGCTACGTGGAGATGGCCGTGGCGCTGAGCTTCCAGGGCGAGTTCGACCGGGCCGCCCAGCTCTGCCACGCCGCCTGCGGGCTGAGCAGGGCGGCCGGTGAGCGGTGGGCCTCGGCCTACGCCACCTTCTGCCTGGCCCTGGTCGACTTCTGCCGGGGCGACCTGGCCGCGGCCCGCGCGGGCGCCCAGGCCTCGCTGCGGATCAAACGGGACTTCCACGACCTGCTCGGCATCGTGCTCGCGGTGGAGCTGCTGGCCTGGACCGCCGCGGCCGAGGGCAGGCCGGAGCGGGCCGCGGTGCTGCTCGGCGCGACCGAGGCGCAGTGGAGCGCGGTCGGCTACCCGCTGTTCGGCTCCCGCCACTTCCTCCAGCCGCACACCAGCTGCGTGGCCGACACCAGGGCCGTGCTCGGCGAGGCCGCCTACACCGCGGCGCACGGCCGGGGCCGCGACCTGACCACCGAGGCCGCCATCGACCTGGCCCTGGACCTGCGCCCACCGGCCAGGTCCCGGCCGGTCAAGGCCGGCGAGCCGGACGCGCTGACCAGGCGGGAGCGGCAGGTGGCCGAGCTGGTCGCGGAGGGCCTGTCCAACAAGGAGATCGCCGAACGCCTGGTCATCGCGGTGCGCACCGCGGAAGGCCACGTGGAGCGGATCCTGCAGAAGCTGGGCTTCAGCTCCAGGGCCCGGATCGCGGCCTGGGTGGCCCAACGGCGCAACCGGGACGGCGGTTCGGGCGAAAGATAG
- a CDS encoding MerR family transcriptional regulator has protein sequence MLDADDPTLTVDELAARAGMTVRTVRFYAGKGMLPPPTLRGRVGLYGPEHLARLDLIRELQNLGFTLAAVERYMARLEPDATVQDIALHGALVAPWAGEYEEMDRDAVDRRAGRRLTDEELGRLLMLHVLEMVDEDKFRVASAVEFSLALELIDLPMPFELLMDAGEVINKHAERIAADLRKLFSTRVLRPYQEHGRPPEEREQLIIALRKLRPATTRAVVTAFQQAVDRAIKEAVDRSGAPR, from the coding sequence GTGCTGGACGCCGACGATCCGACGCTCACCGTGGACGAGCTGGCCGCCCGCGCGGGAATGACCGTGCGCACGGTGCGCTTCTACGCGGGCAAGGGCATGCTGCCGCCGCCGACGCTGCGCGGCCGGGTCGGGCTGTACGGGCCCGAGCACCTGGCCAGGCTGGACCTGATCCGCGAGCTGCAGAACCTGGGCTTCACCCTGGCCGCGGTCGAGCGCTACATGGCCAGGCTGGAACCGGATGCCACCGTGCAGGACATCGCGCTGCACGGGGCGCTGGTCGCGCCGTGGGCCGGGGAGTACGAGGAGATGGACCGGGACGCGGTGGACCGCCGCGCCGGGCGCAGGCTCACCGACGAGGAGCTCGGCCGCCTGCTCATGCTGCACGTGCTGGAGATGGTGGACGAGGACAAGTTCCGGGTGGCCAGCGCGGTGGAGTTCTCCCTCGCGCTGGAGCTGATCGACCTGCCGATGCCCTTCGAGCTGCTGATGGACGCCGGCGAGGTGATCAACAAGCACGCCGAGCGGATCGCGGCCGATCTGCGCAAGCTGTTCTCCACCAGGGTGTTGCGGCCCTACCAGGAGCACGGCAGGCCGCCGGAGGAACGCGAGCAGCTGATCATCGCGCTGCGCAAGCTCCGCCCGGCCACCACCAGGGCCGTGGTCACCGCGTTCCAGCAGGCGGTGGACCGGGCGATCAAGGAAGCGGTGGACCGGTCGGGCGCACCACGCTGA
- a CDS encoding CaiB/BaiF CoA-transferase family protein, protein MAGPLSGIRVVELSGLGPGPFAGMLLADLGADVVVVQRPGGSVLTGTGRYDVLNRGKRSLVANLKDPAEKELVLRLAERADVLLEGFRPGVTERLGLGPEDCWARNPKLVYGRMTGWGQDGPWSSMAGHDIGYIAVTGALGAIGRAGGPPQVPLNLLGDFGGGGMYLVVGVLAALLSAKTTGKGQVVDAAIVDGTAHLATLIFGMLASGGWKDERGANMLDTGAPYYDVYPTADDRHLAVGAIEPQFFAELLTKLDLADKAPPQHDTARWPELRALIGEAVRAQPLSHWAKVFDGSDACAAPVLNLAEAPDHPHLAARGTFTERDGVRQPAPAPRFSHTPNAPVGPPPAPGEHTEEVLTDWDVSRPA, encoded by the coding sequence ATGGCTGGCCCGCTGAGCGGGATCAGGGTGGTCGAGCTGTCCGGGCTCGGGCCTGGCCCCTTCGCCGGCATGCTGCTCGCCGACCTGGGCGCGGACGTGGTGGTGGTGCAGCGGCCCGGCGGCTCCGTGCTGACCGGCACCGGCCGCTACGACGTGCTCAACCGGGGCAAGCGGTCCCTGGTGGCCAACCTCAAGGACCCGGCGGAGAAAGAGCTGGTGCTGCGCCTGGCCGAGCGCGCCGACGTGCTGCTGGAGGGCTTCCGCCCCGGCGTCACCGAACGTCTCGGCCTCGGCCCGGAGGACTGCTGGGCGCGCAACCCCAAGCTGGTCTACGGCCGGATGACCGGCTGGGGCCAGGACGGCCCGTGGTCGTCCATGGCCGGGCACGACATCGGCTACATCGCGGTCACCGGCGCGCTGGGCGCGATCGGCCGCGCCGGTGGGCCGCCGCAGGTGCCGCTGAACCTGCTCGGCGACTTCGGCGGCGGCGGGATGTACCTGGTGGTCGGCGTGCTGGCCGCGCTGCTCAGCGCGAAGACCACCGGCAAGGGCCAGGTGGTGGACGCCGCGATCGTGGACGGCACCGCGCACCTGGCCACGCTGATCTTCGGCATGCTGGCCAGCGGCGGCTGGAAAGACGAGCGCGGGGCCAACATGCTGGACACCGGCGCCCCGTACTACGACGTCTACCCCACCGCCGACGACCGGCACCTGGCCGTGGGCGCGATCGAACCCCAGTTCTTCGCCGAGCTGCTGACCAAACTCGACCTCGCCGACAAGGCCCCGCCGCAGCACGACACCGCCCGCTGGCCGGAGCTGCGCGCGCTGATCGGCGAGGCCGTCCGCGCCCAGCCGCTGTCCCACTGGGCCAAGGTCTTCGACGGCAGCGACGCCTGCGCCGCCCCGGTGCTGAACCTGGCCGAGGCCCCCGACCACCCGCACCTGGCCGCCCGCGGCACCTTCACCGAACGCGACGGCGTGCGCCAGCCCGCCCCCGCGCCCCGCTTCTCGCACACCCCCAACGCCCCGGTCGGGCCGCCGCCCGCGCCGGGTGAGCACACCGAGGAAGTCCTGACCGACTGGGACGTGTCCCGCCCCGCCTGA
- a CDS encoding acyl-CoA dehydrogenase family protein, with translation MRRDIFTSEHEEFRELARTFIAKEVEPNHARWEDNGIVDREAWLAAGRIGLLGMAVPEEYGGGGAPDYRFNLVLAEELVRAGASGLALPLHNDIILPYLLNLATEEQKRRWLPGFCSGELVSAIAMTEPGTGSDLQGITTTAVRDGDEYVLNGQKTFISNGIMADLVIVAAKTDPAAGAHGVSLLVVERGMTGFSRGRNLDKIGQKAQDTAELFFDDVRVPANNLLGEEGNGFVYLMQNLPQERLSIAVAAVAGAERVLELTKQYCKDREAFGRPIGKFQHNRFLLAELATEITIARVFVDRCVTEHTKGALAIDEAAMAKWWTTELQTKVADRCLQLHGGYGYMTEYPVAKAFLDGRVQTIYGGTTEIMKEIIGRTMGF, from the coding sequence ATGCGCCGCGACATCTTCACCAGCGAGCACGAGGAGTTCCGCGAGCTGGCCCGCACCTTCATCGCCAAGGAGGTCGAGCCGAACCACGCCCGCTGGGAGGACAACGGCATCGTCGACCGGGAGGCCTGGCTGGCCGCGGGCCGGATCGGGCTGTTGGGCATGGCGGTGCCGGAGGAGTACGGCGGTGGCGGCGCGCCGGACTACCGCTTCAACCTGGTGCTGGCCGAGGAGCTGGTGCGCGCCGGCGCCAGCGGCCTGGCGCTGCCGCTGCACAACGACATCATCCTGCCGTACCTGCTGAACCTGGCCACCGAGGAGCAGAAGCGCCGCTGGCTGCCCGGCTTCTGCTCGGGCGAGCTGGTCAGTGCGATCGCGATGACCGAGCCCGGCACCGGCAGCGACCTGCAGGGCATCACCACCACCGCGGTCCGCGACGGCGACGAGTACGTGCTCAACGGGCAGAAGACCTTCATCAGCAACGGGATCATGGCCGACCTGGTGATCGTGGCGGCCAAGACCGACCCGGCCGCGGGCGCGCACGGGGTCAGCCTGCTGGTGGTGGAGCGCGGCATGACCGGGTTCAGCCGGGGCCGCAACCTGGACAAGATCGGCCAGAAGGCGCAGGACACCGCGGAGCTGTTCTTCGACGACGTGCGGGTGCCGGCGAACAACCTGCTCGGCGAGGAGGGCAATGGCTTCGTCTACCTGATGCAGAACCTGCCGCAGGAGCGGCTGTCCATCGCGGTGGCCGCGGTGGCCGGGGCCGAGCGGGTGCTGGAGCTGACCAAGCAGTACTGCAAGGATCGCGAGGCCTTCGGCAGGCCGATCGGCAAGTTCCAGCACAACCGGTTCCTGCTGGCCGAGCTGGCCACCGAGATCACCATCGCCAGGGTGTTCGTGGACCGCTGCGTCACCGAGCACACCAAGGGCGCGCTGGCCATCGACGAGGCCGCGATGGCCAAGTGGTGGACCACAGAACTCCAGACGAAGGTGGCCGACCGCTGCCTCCAGCTGCACGGTGGGTACGGCTACATGACCGAGTACCCGGTGGCGAAGGCCTTCCTGGACGGCCGGGTGCAGACCATCTACGGCGGCACCACCGAGATCATGAAAGAGATCATCGGTAGAACAATGGGGTTCTAG
- a CDS encoding oxygenase MpaB family protein, whose amino-acid sequence MARYRRLEVIRGLDPVRDHWEIYRLSASFEFPWDYRKALEFALFRTYAVPSISALLDRTREFVKRPQRRYDDTLLLMGALTEHGYDSAHGRAALKRINQMHGRYEISNDDMLYVLSTFVYEPIRWLARYGWRPLHEHERLAAFHFYREVGSRMGIKQIPDGYGKFESFNREYEHEHFHYRDSNQRVGTATVDLFCSWYPAPSRPAVRRALYAAMDEPLLRAFGFPRQPAWLERAVGLALAGRGKLVRHLPVRRHSRSAADPRNRSYPGYPEGYRIADLGVHPE is encoded by the coding sequence ATGGCCCGATACCGGCGGCTGGAGGTCATCCGGGGACTGGACCCGGTCCGGGACCACTGGGAGATCTACCGCCTGTCCGCCAGTTTCGAGTTTCCCTGGGACTACCGGAAAGCGTTGGAGTTCGCGCTGTTCCGCACCTACGCGGTGCCCAGCATCTCCGCGCTGCTGGACCGGACACGGGAGTTCGTCAAGCGCCCGCAGCGGCGCTACGACGACACCCTGCTGCTGATGGGCGCGCTGACCGAGCACGGCTACGACTCCGCGCACGGGCGGGCCGCGCTCAAGCGGATCAACCAGATGCACGGCCGCTACGAGATCAGCAACGACGACATGCTCTACGTGCTGTCCACCTTCGTCTACGAGCCGATCCGGTGGCTGGCCAGGTACGGCTGGCGGCCGCTGCACGAGCACGAGCGGCTGGCCGCCTTCCACTTCTACCGCGAGGTGGGCAGCCGGATGGGCATCAAGCAGATCCCGGACGGCTACGGGAAGTTCGAGTCGTTCAACCGGGAGTACGAGCACGAGCACTTCCACTACCGGGACAGCAACCAGCGGGTCGGCACGGCCACCGTGGACCTGTTCTGCTCCTGGTACCCAGCGCCCAGCAGACCCGCGGTGCGGCGCGCGCTGTACGCGGCCATGGACGAGCCGCTGCTGCGCGCCTTCGGCTTCCCGCGCCAGCCCGCCTGGCTGGAACGCGCGGTCGGGCTGGCGCTGGCCGGGCGCGGGAAGCTGGTCCGGCACCTGCCGGTGCGACGGCACTCCCGCAGTGCGGCCGACCCGCGCAACCGCAGCTATCCCGGCTACCCGGAGGGCTACCGGATCGCCGATCTGGGCGTTCACCCGGAGTGA
- a CDS encoding acetyl-CoA C-acetyltransferase, with the protein MTSEAFVYEAVRTPRGRGKNTGSLHGTKPISLVVGLIDELRERYPSLDPNWISDVVLGVVSPVGDQGSVISRIAALKAGLPDTVAGVQIDRFCGSGLEAVNLAAQKVRSGWEDLVLAGGVESMSRVPMASDGGAWFNDPETNYAVDFVPQGISADLIATIEGFSRDDVDAFAVESQSRAGKAQANGYFDRSVVPVRDRNGLTVLERDEFLRPGTTPQALAGLQPSFAGIGELGGFDAVALQKYHYVEKINHVHHAGNSSGIVDGAALVLIGSERAGTELGLTPRGRIVSAALSGADTTIMLTGPAPAARKALGLAGLTAADIDLFEMNEAFAAVVLKFMRDLDVPHEKVNVNGGAIALGHPLGATGAMLLGTVLDELERRGGRYGLVTLCIGGGMGVATIIERL; encoded by the coding sequence ATGACGTCAGAGGCCTTTGTCTACGAAGCCGTGCGCACCCCGAGGGGTCGCGGCAAGAACACCGGATCGTTGCACGGCACCAAGCCGATCAGCCTGGTCGTCGGGCTGATCGACGAGCTGCGCGAGCGCTACCCCAGCCTGGACCCGAACTGGATCTCCGACGTGGTGCTCGGCGTGGTCTCCCCCGTCGGCGACCAGGGTTCGGTGATCTCCCGGATCGCGGCGCTGAAGGCCGGCCTGCCGGACACCGTGGCCGGGGTGCAGATCGACCGCTTCTGCGGTTCCGGCCTGGAGGCGGTGAACCTGGCCGCGCAGAAGGTCCGCTCCGGCTGGGAGGACCTGGTGCTGGCCGGTGGCGTGGAGTCGATGTCGCGGGTGCCGATGGCCTCCGACGGCGGCGCCTGGTTCAACGACCCGGAGACCAACTACGCGGTGGACTTCGTGCCGCAGGGCATCAGCGCCGACCTGATCGCCACCATCGAGGGCTTCAGCCGCGACGACGTGGACGCCTTCGCGGTGGAGTCGCAGAGCCGCGCGGGCAAGGCGCAGGCCAACGGCTACTTCGACCGCTCGGTGGTCCCGGTGCGCGACCGCAACGGCCTGACCGTGCTGGAGCGCGACGAGTTCCTCCGCCCCGGCACCACCCCGCAGGCGCTGGCCGGGCTCCAGCCCTCCTTCGCCGGGATCGGTGAGCTGGGCGGCTTCGACGCGGTGGCGCTGCAGAAGTACCACTACGTGGAGAAGATCAACCACGTGCACCACGCCGGCAACTCCTCCGGCATCGTCGACGGCGCGGCGCTGGTGCTGATCGGCTCCGAGCGGGCGGGCACCGAGCTGGGCCTGACCCCGCGCGGGCGGATCGTCTCGGCTGCGCTCAGCGGCGCGGACACCACCATCATGCTCACCGGCCCCGCCCCCGCCGCGCGCAAAGCGCTGGGGCTGGCCGGGCTGACCGCGGCCGACATCGACCTGTTCGAGATGAACGAGGCCTTCGCCGCGGTGGTGCTGAAGTTCATGCGCGACCTGGACGTGCCGCACGAGAAGGTCAACGTCAACGGCGGCGCGATCGCGCTGGGCCACCCGCTCGGCGCGACCGGCGCGATGCTGCTGGGCACCGTGCTGGACGAGCTGGAGCGGCGCGGCGGCCGGTACGGCCTGGTCACCCTGTGCATCGGCGGCGGCATGGGCGTCGCGACCATCATCGAGCGACTCTGA